One region of Coregonus clupeaformis isolate EN_2021a chromosome 31, ASM2061545v1, whole genome shotgun sequence genomic DNA includes:
- the LOC121547632 gene encoding interferon gamma receptor 1-like isoform X1 has translation MVGVGIVHISLIFVLSQHHVDSYVPPPVNVSLICHNFHNVIYWNYSEPSLQPQFNVEMRRIHSGAALVCSNTSLYHCDVSSFTKVIEEGYRFILTAVVGQNTNSSEISFTYDDIVKSDLVDVQCSLDFPPVNISVVFDKMIKVQFNHPFDIYKHAIIKDERLDHKEFDYMVITEYHLEGFNFTCSYKQHHVCEAEIPVDGEMDRHCIKIKGKMKNVPVSAHQNICIEEKHGDSGPSYTALYIVIPIVVMVVIVFIVWLIYSKLTTGSFPQTKSLASMLSHMGSGVSLMHPERAILSEVQTGGSPLLQTPVDFLPDETLTVTSTPQEEVLRLPIGLKDQEWSGGDVMLPNEGSGSSLEVTRGLGLEVKRDFSELSDYDCPHRPVIEEMSPGDTVTGYKI, from the exons ATGGTTGGGGTAGGGATAGTCCACATATCCCTGATCTTCGTTTTAAGTCAACATCATGTCGACTCTTACG TTCCTCCTCCTGTCAACGTGAGCCTGATCTGCCACAATTTCCACAATGTGATCTATTGGAACTACAGTGAACCATCTCTACAGCCACAGTTCAATGTGGAAATGAGAAGAATACATTCTGG TGCTGCCTTGGTTTGTTCAAACACTTCACTCTACCATTGCGATGTCTCCTCATTTACCAAAGTAATTGAAGAGGGCTACCGTTTCATATTAACTGCTGTTGTTGGACAGAATACAAATTCCTCTGAAATTTCATTCACCTACGACGATATTGTGAAATCAGACCTGGTGGATGTACAGT gcTCATTGGATTTCCCACCTGTCAACATCTCAGTTGTATTTGATAAAATGATAAAAGTTCAATTCAATCATCCGTTTGACATCTACAAACATGCCATCATCAAAGATGAAAGACTGGATCATAAGGAATTTGATTACATGGTTATCACAGAATATCACTTG GAAGGGTTTAATTTTACCTGCTCTTACAAGCAACACCATGTGTGTGAGGCTGAAATACCAGTTGATGGAGAGATGGACAGGCACTGCATCAAGATAAAAGGAAAAATGAAGAATGTTCCTGTTTCAGCTCACCAGAACATATGCATTGAGGAGAAGCATGGGGATTCTG GTCCTAGCTACACTGCCCTCTACATTGTGATCCCTATCGTTGTCATGGTTGTGATTGTGTTCATCGTGTGGCTGATATACAGTAAACTGACAACTGGCTCATTCCCTCAAACAAAGTCTTTG GCTTCCATGCTGTCACATATGGGTTCAGGTGTGTCCCTTATGCACCCTGAGAGAGCCATTCTGAGTGAGGTACAAACAGGTGGCTCCCCCCTCCTGCAGACCCCTGTGGATTTTTTGCCAGATGAGACCCTCACAGTCACCAGTACCCCCCAGGAAGAGGTCCTCCGCCTCCCCATTGGACTGAAGGACCAGGAGTGGAGCGGTGGGGACGTCATGTTGCCCAACGAGGGGTCAGGCTCTTCACTGGAGGTAACGAGAGGGTTGGGACTGGAGGTAAAGAGGGACTTCTCTGAGCTGTCGGACTATGACTGCCCCCATAGACCTGTGATAGAGGAGATGAGTCCTGGGGACACTGTTACGGGATACAAGATCTGA
- the si:ch73-52p7.1 gene encoding LOW QUALITY PROTEIN: uncharacterized protein si:ch73-52p7.1 (The sequence of the model RefSeq protein was modified relative to this genomic sequence to represent the inferred CDS: deleted 1 base in 1 codon), which produces EPGFEPGSLVAQLALRCSALEPCHSGVQSRLLCCVRASLETSALRHLGQALLSCLILMAVSGLLRPEFKLAHVTDHSLLYCACVHELVACGVISPREYTCKDHSLSLLHRSDSSSSVQIRRLTIWYTSPLNVSLLLNNSEVWHLTLIKCNSVGSKQASLGSFTVQHLQRLTVSYPLRRSGQTHGIIPGRDMCAPYYEEARLGIIHSSVLLGESNVKAYTVQTNIDRNGILSSCLK; this is translated from the exons gagcctggattcgaaccaggatctctagtggcacagctagcactgcgatgcagtgccttagagccCTGCCACTCGGGAGTACAATCACGGTTGCTGTGCTGTGTGAGGGCCTCGTTGGAGACGTCGGCCCTCAGGCACCTTGGTCAGGCTCTGTTATCCTGCTTGATATTGATGGCGGTTTCCGGCCTCCTCAGGCCAGAGTTCAAACTGGCCCACGTGACTGACCACAGCCTGTTATACTGTGCTTGTGTCCATGAGCTGGTGGCCTGTGGCGTCATCAGCCCCAGAGAGTATACCTGTAAGGACCACTCACTCTCTTTGCTGCACCGGTCAGACAGCTCCAGCTCGGTGCAAATAAGACGCCTGACCATCTGGTACACGTCCCCA CTCAACGTGTCCCTCCTGCTGAACAACTCGGAGGTGTGGCATCTCACGCTGATCAAGTGCAACTCTGTAGGAAGCAAGCAAGCCTCTTTGGGCTCTTTCACAGTACAGCATCTGCAGAGGCTGACTGTGTCGTACCCCTTAAGGCGGTCTGGCCAGACACATGGCATCATACCGGGGAGGGACATGTGTGCACCTTACTATGAAGAGGCCAGGCTTGGGATCATCCACAGCTCAGTGCTGCTGGGAGAATCGAATGTGAAGGCCTATACCGTTCAAACAAATATAGACCGCAACGGAATCCTCTCTTCTTGTCTAAAGTGA
- the LOC121547632 gene encoding interferon gamma receptor 1-like isoform X2, translating into MVGVGIVHISLIFVLSQHHVDSYVPPPVNVSLICHNFHNVIYWNYSEPSLQPQFNVEMRRIHSGAALVCSNTSLYHCDVSSFTKVIEEGYRFILTAVVGQNTNSSEISFTYDDIVKSDLVDVQCSLDFPPVNISVVFDKMIKVQFNHPFDIYKHAIIKDERLDHKEFDYMVITEYHLEGFNFTCSYKQHHVCEAEIPVDGEMDRHCIKIKGKMKNVPVSAHQNICIEEKHGDSGPSYTALYIVIPIVVMVVIVFIVWLIYSKLTTGSFPQTKSLASMLSHMGSGVSLMHPERAILSEVQTGGSPLLQTPVDFLPDETLTVTSTPQEEVLRLPIGLKDQEWSGGDVMLPNEGSGSSLEVTRGLGLEVKRDFSELSDYDCPHRPVIEEMSPGDTVTGYKI; encoded by the exons TTCCTCCTCCTGTCAACGTGAGCCTGATCTGCCACAATTTCCACAATGTGATCTATTGGAACTACAGTGAACCATCTCTACAGCCACAGTTCAATGTGGAAATGAGAAGAATACATTCTGG TGCTGCCTTGGTTTGTTCAAACACTTCACTCTACCATTGCGATGTCTCCTCATTTACCAAAGTAATTGAAGAGGGCTACCGTTTCATATTAACTGCTGTTGTTGGACAGAATACAAATTCCTCTGAAATTTCATTCACCTACGACGATATTGTGAAATCAGACCTGGTGGATGTACAGT gcTCATTGGATTTCCCACCTGTCAACATCTCAGTTGTATTTGATAAAATGATAAAAGTTCAATTCAATCATCCGTTTGACATCTACAAACATGCCATCATCAAAGATGAAAGACTGGATCATAAGGAATTTGATTACATGGTTATCACAGAATATCACTTG GAAGGGTTTAATTTTACCTGCTCTTACAAGCAACACCATGTGTGTGAGGCTGAAATACCAGTTGATGGAGAGATGGACAGGCACTGCATCAAGATAAAAGGAAAAATGAAGAATGTTCCTGTTTCAGCTCACCAGAACATATGCATTGAGGAGAAGCATGGGGATTCTG GTCCTAGCTACACTGCCCTCTACATTGTGATCCCTATCGTTGTCATGGTTGTGATTGTGTTCATCGTGTGGCTGATATACAGTAAACTGACAACTGGCTCATTCCCTCAAACAAAGTCTTTG GCTTCCATGCTGTCACATATGGGTTCAGGTGTGTCCCTTATGCACCCTGAGAGAGCCATTCTGAGTGAGGTACAAACAGGTGGCTCCCCCCTCCTGCAGACCCCTGTGGATTTTTTGCCAGATGAGACCCTCACAGTCACCAGTACCCCCCAGGAAGAGGTCCTCCGCCTCCCCATTGGACTGAAGGACCAGGAGTGGAGCGGTGGGGACGTCATGTTGCCCAACGAGGGGTCAGGCTCTTCACTGGAGGTAACGAGAGGGTTGGGACTGGAGGTAAAGAGGGACTTCTCTGAGCTGTCGGACTATGACTGCCCCCATAGACCTGTGATAGAGGAGATGAGTCCTGGGGACACTGTTACGGGATACAAGATCTGA